From Bacillus basilensis, a single genomic window includes:
- the rpsT gene encoding 30S ribosomal protein S20: MANIKSAIKRAKLSEERRAHNASIKSDMRSAVKTVEALVTNNDLETAKEAFKTASKKLDKAARKGLIHQNAAARQKSRLAKQVNA, translated from the coding sequence ATGGCAAACATCAAATCTGCTATCAAACGCGCTAAACTTAGCGAAGAGCGTCGTGCACATAACGCTTCTATCAAGTCTGACATGCGTTCTGCTGTTAAAACTGTAGAAGCTTTAGTTACTAATAACGATCTTGAAACTGCTAAAGAAGCTTTCAAAACTGCTTCTAAAAAACTTGACAAAGCAGCTCGTAAAGGTCTTATCCACCAAAACGCTGCAGCTCGTCAAAAATCTCGCTTAGCGAAACAAGTAAACGCGTAA
- the gpr gene encoding GPR endopeptidase has product MKEPLDLSKYSVRTDLAVEAHQMLQERQEEQNGIQGVIVKEREEEGVTITKVTIDEVASESMGKKPGNYLTLEVQGIRQQDTELQQKVERVFAKEFSYFLEEVGVTKEASCLVVGLGNWNVTPDALGPIVVENVLVTRHLFQLQPESVEEGFRPVSAIRPGVMGITGIETSDVIYGIIEKTNPDFVIAIDALAARSIERVNSTIQISDTGIHPGSGVGNKRKELSKETLGIPVIAIGVPTVVDAVSITSDTIDFILKHFGREMKEGHKPSRSLLPAGFSFGEKKKLTEEDMPDEKSRNMFLGAVGTLEDEEKRKLIYEVLSPLGHNLMVTPKEVDAFIEDMANVIASGLNAALHHQIDQDNTGAYTH; this is encoded by the coding sequence ATGAAAGAACCATTAGATTTAAGTAAATATAGCGTTAGAACTGACCTTGCTGTAGAGGCGCATCAAATGTTACAAGAGCGCCAAGAAGAACAAAATGGAATACAAGGAGTTATTGTAAAAGAGAGGGAAGAAGAAGGTGTTACCATTACAAAAGTAACGATTGATGAAGTTGCGTCTGAATCGATGGGTAAAAAACCTGGAAATTATTTAACGCTTGAAGTACAAGGTATACGTCAACAAGATACGGAACTGCAACAAAAAGTAGAGCGCGTTTTTGCGAAAGAATTTTCTTATTTCCTAGAAGAGGTTGGTGTTACGAAAGAAGCGAGCTGCTTGGTCGTCGGTCTTGGGAATTGGAATGTAACGCCAGATGCACTTGGACCGATAGTGGTAGAAAATGTATTGGTAACGAGACATTTGTTTCAACTGCAGCCTGAAAGTGTAGAAGAAGGGTTTAGACCTGTTAGTGCAATTCGTCCTGGGGTAATGGGGATTACAGGAATTGAAACAAGCGATGTTATTTATGGGATTATTGAGAAGACCAATCCGGACTTTGTCATTGCAATTGATGCGTTAGCTGCCCGTTCTATTGAACGAGTAAATAGTACGATACAAATTTCTGATACAGGAATTCATCCTGGATCTGGTGTTGGGAATAAACGTAAGGAGCTAAGTAAAGAAACATTAGGAATTCCTGTTATTGCTATTGGTGTTCCGACTGTAGTTGATGCCGTTTCGATTACAAGCGATACAATTGATTTTATTTTGAAGCACTTTGGAAGAGAGATGAAAGAGGGACATAAGCCATCAAGATCTTTATTACCTGCGGGATTTTCATTTGGAGAAAAGAAAAAATTAACAGAAGAAGATATGCCGGATGAAAAAAGCCGAAATATGTTTTTAGGTGCTGTAGGTACACTGGAAGATGAAGAGAAGAGAAAATTAATTTATGAAGTGTTATCTCCTCTTGGCCATAATTTAATGGTGACTCCGAAAGAAGTGGATGCTTTCATAGAGGATATGGCAAATGTAATAGCGAGTGGGTTAAATGCAGCGCTGCATCATCAAATTGACCAAGATAATACAGGGGCATATACACATTGA
- a CDS encoding DNA internalization-related competence protein ComEC/Rec2, translated as MHGQWGYVAISFIIGIAIAFSSSVALLMCCFVFYVFFCLYRTSRKTFFFCMIACFSGAMYTTYVQGQNKPLGDPYGLTRGVIQNTPLINGDRLSFQVEDQNKNIVQLSYKIKSALEKKQLRQLHAGVSCIFEGERKEPQVARNFHGFNYRDYLYRQNIHFTFDATYISECHKTSLSLVQRILLLRQQAISGVTEMFPEQSGAFMNALVFGDRLQMTFEVEERYRQFGLVHLLAISGSHIVLLMVIVYFILLRSGVTREIATLCLIFCIPIYMIFAGASPSVIRASITGVLMLSTFMCSLRLSSFDALSVTAICMLIYDPYLIYNIGFQFSFVGSFALLLSAPLLLESSNGVIRNSIYISLISQLVSTPILLYHFGYFSPYSIFLNILYVPFLSLVVLPCSIVILVCIPIIPFLAKGIANVLSIGLNLSNDFLIYCESLPFIRLNFGQTPILLVALYCVSIVSILMVWERRISKGIMFIASGIFLFICTCHYVYPYFRETGSVTFLDVGQGDAILIRLPYDKEIYLIDTGGTIRVNKEEWQRKKHEFSVGNDILIPYLQKEGIKTIDKLIVTHGDADHIGAAEELLSNITVKEVVFGRKQQDAVLETVIKKQALEKEVKIREVGEGESWSVNEAEFFVLAPTGKERSENNASIVIWAKLGGVTWLFTGDLEEEGEKVLVATYPDLRADVLKVAHHGSNTSSIVPFLSAVQPNIAIISAGERNRYGHPHKEVIERFEKMGIEIWRTDKQGAISYIFKGEHGTFHSKITYDETHNR; from the coding sequence TTGCATGGACAATGGGGCTATGTTGCAATCTCATTTATAATAGGGATTGCAATCGCCTTTTCCTCTTCGGTTGCACTACTGATGTGTTGTTTCGTTTTTTATGTTTTCTTTTGTTTATATCGTACTTCGCGTAAAACCTTCTTTTTTTGTATGATAGCGTGTTTTAGTGGCGCTATGTACACTACGTATGTTCAAGGACAAAATAAGCCTCTAGGAGATCCCTACGGACTTACAAGAGGAGTAATACAAAACACACCTCTTATTAACGGAGATCGCTTATCATTTCAAGTTGAAGATCAGAATAAAAATATAGTGCAGTTAAGTTACAAAATTAAATCAGCCTTGGAAAAGAAACAACTGCGACAATTACATGCAGGAGTATCATGTATATTCGAAGGTGAGAGGAAAGAACCGCAAGTAGCCCGCAATTTTCATGGTTTTAATTACCGTGATTATTTGTATAGGCAAAATATTCATTTCACATTTGATGCTACATATATTTCTGAATGCCATAAAACATCATTGTCACTCGTGCAACGGATTCTTCTTTTGAGGCAGCAAGCAATCTCGGGAGTTACAGAAATGTTTCCAGAGCAATCAGGTGCTTTTATGAATGCGTTAGTATTTGGTGATAGACTACAAATGACATTTGAAGTTGAAGAGCGATATCGACAATTTGGTCTTGTACATTTGTTGGCAATTTCAGGGTCGCATATCGTATTGTTAATGGTAATTGTGTATTTTATTTTGCTAAGAAGTGGTGTGACGAGGGAGATAGCAACATTATGTCTTATCTTCTGTATTCCTATATATATGATTTTTGCAGGAGCATCACCGTCTGTTATAAGAGCTTCTATAACAGGAGTTTTGATGTTGAGTACTTTCATGTGTTCTCTTCGTTTGTCTAGCTTCGATGCTTTAAGTGTAACGGCTATATGTATGCTTATATATGATCCATATCTTATTTATAATATTGGGTTTCAATTTTCTTTTGTTGGTAGTTTTGCTTTACTTTTGTCTGCCCCGCTTTTACTAGAGAGTAGTAATGGAGTGATCCGAAATTCTATTTATATTTCTCTTATTTCACAGCTCGTTAGTACTCCGATTTTGTTATATCACTTCGGTTATTTTTCTCCATATAGTATTTTTCTGAACATCCTATACGTTCCGTTTTTATCCCTCGTTGTATTGCCGTGTAGTATTGTTATTTTGGTATGTATACCAATCATTCCATTTCTTGCAAAAGGAATTGCGAATGTACTATCAATAGGTTTGAATCTTTCTAATGATTTTTTAATTTATTGTGAAAGCTTACCATTTATCCGCCTTAATTTCGGGCAAACACCTATACTTCTTGTAGCTCTATATTGTGTGAGTATAGTTAGTATATTGATGGTTTGGGAAAGGCGAATATCGAAGGGGATTATGTTTATAGCTTCGGGTATATTTCTTTTTATTTGTACATGTCATTATGTATATCCGTATTTTCGGGAAACCGGAAGTGTTACATTTCTTGATGTTGGACAGGGAGATGCAATATTAATTCGCCTCCCGTACGATAAAGAGATTTACCTCATTGATACCGGTGGAACAATTCGTGTAAACAAGGAAGAATGGCAGCGGAAAAAGCATGAATTTTCAGTTGGAAATGATATTTTAATTCCTTATTTACAAAAGGAAGGCATTAAAACGATCGATAAATTAATCGTAACGCATGGAGATGCGGACCATATAGGTGCTGCGGAAGAGTTATTATCAAATATAACCGTAAAAGAAGTTGTATTTGGCCGAAAGCAACAAGATGCAGTATTAGAAACAGTAATAAAGAAACAGGCGTTAGAAAAGGAAGTGAAAATAAGGGAAGTGGGAGAAGGGGAGAGTTGGAGTGTAAATGAAGCGGAATTTTTTGTACTAGCTCCAACGGGAAAAGAAAGAAGTGAAAATAACGCTTCAATTGTAATATGGGCAAAATTAGGAGGGGTAACGTGGCTGTTTACAGGTGATTTAGAAGAAGAAGGAGAGAAGGTTTTAGTAGCTACGTATCCAGATTTACGGGCGGATGTTTTAAAGGTTGCTCATCATGGGAGTAACACGTCGTCTATAGTGCCTTTTCTGAGCGCCGTACAGCCTAATATAGCGATTATTTCTGCCGGTGAGCGTAATAGGTATGGGCACCCTCATAAGGAAGTTATAGAGCGTTTTGAGAAGATGGGGATTGAAATATGGCGCACGGATAAGCAAGGTGCTATTTCCTATATTTTTAAAGGGGAACACGGAACCTTTCATAGCAAAATCACATATGATGAAACACATAATAGATAA
- a CDS encoding YqxA family protein, whose product MMGRDDNSLSHFSLLCICSAAICLLMVIAGMALANHGLKSMKGYQQMSYEQIAHMTGTEGAVAELEISGSSFSTIEKQKQLESLRSFNVLEGIGMAIASVSYEVTKFGVDIVVGKVKEIFS is encoded by the coding sequence TTGATGGGAAGAGATGATAATAGTTTAAGTCACTTTTCACTTTTATGTATATGTAGTGCAGCTATATGTTTACTTATGGTGATAGCAGGGATGGCACTTGCTAATCATGGTTTAAAAAGTATGAAAGGTTATCAGCAAATGTCATATGAACAAATAGCACATATGACAGGAACAGAGGGTGCGGTTGCTGAATTAGAAATTTCGGGAAGTTCGTTTTCGACAATTGAGAAACAAAAACAATTAGAAAGCTTGAGAAGTTTTAATGTTTTAGAAGGAATTGGTATGGCGATAGCAAGTGTTTCTTATGAAGTAACAAAGTTTGGGGTAGATATAGTTGTTGGGAAAGTAAAAGAAATTTTTAGTTAA
- a CDS encoding YqzM family protein, with amino-acid sequence MNDFEQNVQSKRNDAIDSGVGFIVSFGFFATLFIIATVIKFIGS; translated from the coding sequence ATGAATGATTTTGAACAAAACGTTCAAAGTAAACGCAATGACGCTATTGATTCAGGGGTAGGATTTATCGTCTCATTTGGTTTTTTCGCAACACTTTTCATCATTGCAACTGTTATTAAATTTATTGGTTCTTAA
- the holA gene encoding DNA polymerase III subunit delta: protein MSSDIHKKIKKKQFAPLYLLYGTEAFFINETIKLITTEALEEEDREFNVVTYDLEEAYLEDVVEDARTLPFFGERKVLLIKSPLFLTAQKEKLEQNIKILEEYIGEPSPFSILVFVAPYEKLDERKKITKLLKKTADIVEANTMQVQDVQKWIVARADEVHVHIDNAAVSLLLELVGSNVTMLAKEMDKLTLYVGMGGEITSKLVAELVPKSVEQNVFALTEKVVKKDIAGAMQILDGLFTQQEEPIKLLALLVSQFRLLHQVKELQQRGYGQNQIASHIGVHPYRVKLAMNQTKFFSFEELKKVIIELAEADYSMKTGKMDKKLVLEFFLMRLNHM from the coding sequence ATGAGTAGTGATATACATAAAAAGATTAAAAAGAAGCAGTTTGCTCCGTTGTATTTGCTGTATGGAACGGAAGCGTTTTTTATAAATGAAACGATAAAGCTTATTACAACAGAAGCGCTTGAAGAGGAAGATCGTGAGTTTAATGTTGTGACATATGATTTAGAAGAAGCGTATTTAGAAGATGTGGTTGAGGATGCACGTACACTTCCTTTTTTTGGAGAACGTAAAGTGCTATTAATAAAATCACCACTATTTTTAACTGCACAAAAAGAAAAGTTAGAGCAAAACATAAAGATTTTAGAAGAATATATTGGAGAGCCTTCTCCATTTTCTATTCTTGTTTTTGTTGCGCCTTACGAAAAGCTGGATGAACGAAAAAAAATTACAAAATTATTAAAGAAAACAGCGGATATAGTAGAAGCAAATACGATGCAGGTGCAGGATGTTCAGAAGTGGATTGTTGCTCGTGCAGATGAAGTGCATGTACATATTGATAATGCAGCTGTTAGTTTGTTGTTAGAGCTTGTAGGAAGTAATGTAACGATGTTGGCGAAGGAAATGGACAAGTTAACGTTATATGTCGGTATGGGCGGAGAGATTACATCGAAACTTGTTGCCGAGCTTGTGCCAAAATCAGTTGAACAAAATGTGTTTGCTTTAACAGAAAAAGTGGTGAAAAAAGATATCGCGGGTGCGATGCAAATTTTGGATGGATTATTTACGCAGCAAGAGGAACCGATTAAATTGCTTGCGTTATTAGTAAGTCAATTCCGCTTGCTGCATCAAGTGAAAGAGTTACAGCAACGTGGTTATGGACAAAATCAAATTGCTTCTCATATTGGTGTGCATCCATATCGTGTAAAGTTAGCGATGAATCAAACGAAGTTTTTCTCTTTTGAGGAACTAAAGAAAGTGATTATAGAATTAGCGGAAGCTGATTATAGTATGAAGACAGGAAAGATGGATAAGAAGCTTGTACTTGAGTTTTTCTTGATGCGGTTAAATCATATGTGA